From the genome of Nicotiana sylvestris chromosome 2, ASM39365v2, whole genome shotgun sequence, one region includes:
- the LOC138885754 gene encoding uncharacterized protein, producing MVITTRSGKVLQGGSEQVVEVEKSKHEVELEEPSVVEVEKVPEELKVQHENLEEVKEKQLSVNILFVEAFQKMSDFAKYLKDLITKKRTTKNEVVNVTHRVSSIIATSTIQKKEDLGAFTIRCTIGAHDFARALCDNGASINLMPLAIYKQAGLVDKEIPIILGRPLLAT from the exons ATGGTGATTACTACTCGGAGTGGGAAGGTACTACAAGGAGGGAGTGAACAAGTGGTTGAAGTTGAAAAGTCCAAGCATGAAGTTGAGCTTGAAGAGCCAAGTGttgttgaagttgaaaaggttccaGAAGAGTTGAAAGTGCAACATGAAAACCTAGAAgaggtaaaggaaaag CAATTATCAGTGAATATTCTGTTTGTGGAAGCATTTCAAAAGATGTCGGATTTTGCTAAATACTTGAAAGATTTGATTACCAAGAAGAGGACCACCAAaaatgaagtggtgaatgtgactcacCGGGTTAGTTCCATTATTGCAACATCTACcattcaaaagaaagaagacctGGGAGCTTTCACCATTCGTTGTACTATTGGGGCACATGATTTTGCAAGAGCCCTTTGTGATAATGGGGCTAGCATCAACTTGATGCCTCTTGCAATTTACAAGCAAGCAGGGTTAG ttgacaaagagatccctatcattttggggagaccatTACTAGCCACATGA